A window from Tenacibaculum singaporense encodes these proteins:
- a CDS encoding DUF4252 domain-containing protein, producing the protein MKRIATIFCCLFVLSSFAQKENFKTFYQSNKDRAEVSLNIPSFFANMFISDEDTDEFGVFLKKSKNYKIMVFNNNMASVQKDFKKFARRNKLKTLVRVKDGNERVTVYFRETKDRIKEIIVNVHDKSDEMVLLGIKTNLTMDELSAMVEASTKNKSIASN; encoded by the coding sequence ATGAAACGAATTGCAACCATCTTTTGCTGCCTTTTTGTGTTAAGTTCTTTTGCGCAAAAAGAAAACTTTAAAACATTTTACCAATCTAATAAAGATAGAGCCGAGGTATCTTTAAATATTCCTAGTTTTTTTGCCAATATGTTCATCTCTGATGAAGATACTGATGAGTTTGGGGTCTTCTTAAAGAAATCTAAAAATTATAAAATCATGGTGTTCAATAACAACATGGCTTCAGTACAAAAAGATTTTAAAAAATTTGCACGAAGAAATAAATTGAAAACTTTAGTAAGAGTTAAGGATGGCAACGAAAGAGTTACGGTGTACTTTAGAGAAACAAAAGACCGTATTAAAGAAATTATCGTCAACGTTCATGATAAAAGTGATGAAATGGTATTATTAGGAATTAAAACCAACCTTACGATGGATGAGTTATCCGCTATGGTTGAGGCTTCTACCAAAAATAAAAGTATAGCTTCAAATTAG
- a CDS encoding arsenate reductase family protein: MKKVYFLQTCDTCRKILKEVNIDGFEKQEIKTNPITVAQLESMRELTDSYESLFNKRAKLYREMDLKNQNLTEADYKQYILDEYTFLKRPVFIVDDQIFIGNSKKVVENLKELVG, translated from the coding sequence ATGAAAAAAGTTTATTTTTTACAAACTTGTGATACTTGTCGAAAAATTTTAAAAGAAGTAAATATTGACGGATTTGAAAAGCAAGAAATAAAAACCAACCCAATTACAGTTGCTCAGCTGGAATCAATGCGCGAGTTAACAGACAGCTACGAAAGTTTATTTAATAAACGTGCTAAACTGTATCGAGAAATGGATTTAAAGAATCAAAATTTAACGGAAGCTGATTACAAACAGTATATTTTAGATGAATATACATTTTTAAAACGCCCAGTTTTTATTGTTGATGACCAAATTTTTATTGGAAACAGTAAAAAAGTAGTAGAGAACCTAAAAGAACTTGTGGGTTAA
- a CDS encoding DinB family protein, translating to MNKQFEVLKKSRALVLKRIEGLSHEQLHIIPEGFNNNIAWNVAHLVVTQQLLHYKMSGLDCLAPDELIEGYRKGTFPTKDFTEEEFEEVKELLIGLPDTLQEDFEAGIFKTYEEYETSTGFVIDSFESAVAFNNLHEGMHLGIIMNLSKLV from the coding sequence ATGAACAAACAATTTGAAGTTTTAAAAAAATCGAGAGCGTTAGTTTTAAAAAGAATAGAAGGTTTATCGCATGAACAATTACATATAATTCCAGAAGGATTTAATAACAACATTGCTTGGAATGTAGCACACTTAGTGGTTACACAGCAACTATTGCATTATAAAATGTCTGGATTGGATTGCTTAGCACCTGATGAGTTAATTGAAGGATACAGAAAAGGAACATTTCCTACCAAAGATTTTACTGAAGAAGAATTTGAAGAAGTAAAAGAACTGTTAATTGGATTACCAGATACCTTACAAGAAGATTTTGAAGCAGGAATTTTTAAAACGTATGAAGAATACGAAACCAGTACAGGTTTTGTGATAGATTCTTTTGAAAGTGCTGTAGCTTTTAATAATTTACATGAGGGAATGCACCTAGGAATTATCATGAACTTGAGTAAGTTAGTTTAG
- a CDS encoding cystathionine gamma-synthase, with product MKFNTKTIHGGQKPEEATGAVMPPIFQTSTYAQSSPGVNKGYAYSRSANPTRTALESAFATLENGTHGFAFSSGLSAIDCVLRTLNSGDEVIAGDDIYGGTYRMFTNMFEKYGLKFRYVDMNEVTNVTNAISEKTKLIWIETPTNPLMKIADIEEITKAVKNIKTSIVVAVDNTFATPYLQRPLDLGVDIVMHSATKYLGGHSDLVMGALMVKDAKLAEQLHFIQFAAGAIAGPMDSFLALRGVKTLHLRMQRHCENGKAVAQYLLEHPKVSEVFYPGLEKHPNHGIAKKQMDDFGGMVSFRLKDQSKQAALSFLENTKIFTLAESLGGVESLVSHPVTMTHASIPEADRLKIGITDSLIRLSVGVEDIEDLLADLEQALSK from the coding sequence ATGAAATTCAATACGAAAACCATACATGGAGGTCAAAAACCTGAAGAAGCTACAGGTGCAGTAATGCCTCCTATATTTCAAACATCAACCTACGCACAGTCGAGTCCAGGTGTTAACAAAGGATATGCGTATTCACGTTCAGCTAATCCAACGCGTACTGCTTTAGAAAGTGCGTTTGCTACTCTTGAAAACGGAACACACGGATTTGCTTTTTCCTCTGGTTTATCGGCGATAGATTGTGTGTTGAGAACGTTAAATTCAGGTGATGAGGTAATTGCAGGAGATGATATTTACGGAGGAACATATCGAATGTTTACCAACATGTTTGAAAAATATGGATTGAAATTTCGGTATGTGGATATGAATGAGGTTACGAATGTAACCAATGCTATTTCTGAAAAAACAAAACTCATTTGGATAGAAACACCGACCAATCCGCTAATGAAAATTGCGGATATTGAGGAAATTACCAAAGCAGTAAAAAATATAAAAACATCTATTGTAGTTGCGGTTGATAACACGTTTGCAACCCCTTATTTACAGCGTCCGTTAGATTTGGGAGTTGATATAGTGATGCATTCGGCAACAAAATATTTAGGAGGGCATTCTGATTTGGTGATGGGAGCTTTAATGGTAAAGGATGCTAAACTTGCAGAACAATTACATTTTATTCAGTTTGCAGCAGGAGCTATTGCAGGACCTATGGATTCGTTTTTAGCACTACGTGGAGTAAAAACCTTACACTTACGTATGCAGCGTCACTGTGAAAATGGAAAAGCAGTAGCACAATATTTATTAGAACATCCAAAAGTAAGTGAAGTCTTTTATCCAGGGTTAGAAAAACATCCAAATCACGGAATCGCCAAAAAGCAAATGGATGATTTTGGAGGCATGGTTTCTTTCCGTTTAAAAGATCAGAGTAAACAAGCAGCCTTATCTTTCTTAGAAAATACTAAAATTTTCACCTTGGCAGAATCACTAGGAGGAGTAGAGAGCTTGGTAAGTCACCCAGTAACGATGACGCATGCATCAATTCCTGAAGCTGATCGTTTAAAAATAGGAATTACCGACTCTTTAATCCGTTTAAGTGTTGGAGTAGAGGATATAGAGGATTTATTAGCAGATTTAGAACAAGCGCTTTCTAAATAA